One Centroberyx gerrardi isolate f3 chromosome 2, fCenGer3.hap1.cur.20231027, whole genome shotgun sequence DNA window includes the following coding sequences:
- the rpl37 gene encoding large ribosomal subunit protein eL37, producing MTKGTSSFGKRRNKTHTLCRRCGSKAYHLQKSSCGKCGYPEKRKRKYNWSAKAKRRNTTGTGRLRHLRVVYRRFRNGFREGTTPKPRRAAVAASSSS from the exons ATG ACGAAGGGAACATCATCCTTTGGTAAGCGGCGTAACAAGACGCACACCCTGTGCCGTCGTTGTGGATCCAAGGCCTACCACCTGCAGAAGTCCAGCTGCGGAAAGTGTGGCTACCCTGAGAAGCGCAAGAGAAAGT aCAACTGGAGCGCTAAGGCCAAGAGGAGGAACACCACTGGGACTGGCCGTCTGAGACACCTGAGGGTCGTCTACCGCAGGTTCAG GAATGGTTTCCGGGAAGGTACTACCCCCAAACCCAGACGTGCTGCAGTGGCCGCCTCCAGCTCATCTTAA